The following nucleotide sequence is from Mytilus edulis chromosome 13, xbMytEdul2.2, whole genome shotgun sequence.
TCGATGCCGCTGTCGTCAATCTGAAGTGGAAACTTTCGTTCCCTCTTGGCACCAATGGGAGTTGAATGTCTTAATGGCATCCTGGGTGGTAATGGCAAGCTATTGCCATCTCCACTAACACTGTTAGACCGGGGTGGTATAGCAGGGGCTCTAGTGGGACTTGGTAAGTTAGTTGCATCTCTTTCTTTAACATGCTGAATGGTCCCTGAATCAACGCTCATTGAGTGATGCAAAGTTGGTATCTTAACATGTAATTTAGAATTATAAGTTTTATGATTCATACCTTGACCAACACGACCTCCACGTATGGGGATAGCACCACCTCTTAACATTCTTAAAGGGTTTGTTTCCACATCTTCATCCCCACCAGTGGATGAGGACATAGCTCCTTTACCAGGAATACCTTGGGGTTCACGAATATTACGAGAATGTCCTTCCTCACTACCGCTGATTACTCCTCTTTGATGATCAAGGGAGCGTCGTATTCTACTCTCCCTTGCAAGTTTATTCATAATTTCACGAGGGGAAGGTTCAGAAAAGTCCTCCCCTACAAAAAGACTGGAAGATTTATTGTAAGAATCCCTACGAGAATCATCCTGACGATTGACTTCTGTAGCACTATTTACCGACTCCGTACCAGAATCAGTATGAACATTGTCTGAATCAGGTTCATCAATCCTTAATACTTCTACATTGTTTTTAATGTCTTCAGAGTCACACTCTGATGTTTGTTCACTAGAAGTGTCTAAAATTTTAGGTCTATATTCATCTTCTGGTAGTTTTACTTTCAGATCATATTCTTGAGGAATTTCTGGCGGTGGTTTTTGTGGACGAGGCACAGGTTCTACTCTCTGTATGATTTCTGGTCTAGGTTTTGGAGCAGGTATTGGTATATCAGATCGTTTGCTGTCAGGCCGTGGTTTTGGAACTGGTTTCTGATGATAACTCATCTCTGTAAAttgattaaaattcatttcagGTGGTTCTAAGTCAAAGTCATCTATCATTGCAAGAGGCACCCCATATGTACTATCTTGATGTACAGGAGTAACCTCCCTTCTTTCTGGTGTAACCTCTCTTTTcattggagttatttccctttttgcaGGAGTAATTTCTCTTTTTGCAGGAGTTATATCTCTCTTTGCAGGAATTATTTCTCTTTTCGCAGGAGTAATTTCTCTTCTAACTGGAGTTAACTCCCTTTTGACAGGAGTTACCTCTCTTTTAGGTGGAGTAACTTCCCTTTCTTCAGAGGAGTATGAAGTACCAGATTTTTCCTTCACAGAACCTCTCATAACTAACTGGTTATAAGCCTCCATTGCTCCAGGAGGAACACTTTCTACTTGATCTGCTTTATTTTTGATCTCCTCGGAGAAAGTACGTTGACGATCAAGTTTCGGACTACGTTTAAATGAGAATTTGAATCTTGATCCATTCTGTGGTGACCCTGAATCACTTTCTGAATCTGACTGATATTTATCAGGTGACGAAGGTTCTTGTGATGATGACATATGAGAACGAGAACTTAATTCATTTGCCATGGCGATAGCATCATCTATCATTTTTTCATCAGATGCTGACATTGGTTTGACTTTGGCTTGTTTTCGTGGTTCTGGTTTCGGAGGCTCCCTGTTTCGAGGTTCCTGCAAGGCAAAAATTGAACATGCATAGTGATTACATAAATAGATACATGCTGTCTATAATAAAGATATTTTCATATACTCCAGACTTGATTATACTGAAGAAAAGCTGAAGATAATTTCTATAAGAAGAATATAATAATTACCCTATATCCCTTTTCTCCTAATGAgaatatacaatatttatatgtgaatgtatatgtaaaaaaaaaaaggatatttaaTTCAGATTTATGATTTTTTCAATCTGTCCATTCATCAATTGCTTGTATAGATTGATTGTTCCTTGTACGTCAGAGATTGTAAATTGAGCAACAGCAACATGCAATGCCATGCACATAATGATCACAGTTgaatttttttgtgtttgtttttttaaagtttttttttctttctattttatatcataatacacttttttaaagcaaattaaagagaaatatatgtttcattccatataatttaacaaaattttgcaGAGAAGAAAGATTGAACAGCTATAGCTGTTAAGAGGAAGTAGAATTAGAGGCAGACATACTAGTCTAGGTGGTTGAACAGGAAGTGGTGGTGGTGGTGACTTTGATCCTCTCCCATTGGTCATCAGTTTAGGAGGCGATTCATGTTGAGGTGTTGTAGTTGCTGATGAATCATTTGAAGATGAGTTTGCCAACTTTGCCTCTTTGTCGTTTATTGCTTTCAATACTTCATCCATAAATGAAGGTCCGAAATCAAAAGAACTCTGTAAAATGTCAAGTTTTataattaaatatcaataaaaaaaaagatatggtaaaTATACAGAAATGACATGTCAGACGGCAatcttacaacaacaaaaaaacaacaaacaaaaacatgtagAGATCAGTGAAAGTTATTTAATAATAGACTATGCTTGCTATGATATGGACAAATTATGAATAAATGTCAATACATTTAatgatttgcattttttttttaaatcaaaatcgcaatatttttctcaagaacaaaaatttaattgtgttttattttataactaatGGTCTTGAATCAGGGAAGACTTGTGCCCACGTAAAACTGATTTTAACAGTTAAACACCCATCATACGTTTTACCTGTCCCTAGTCAGGTTATCTGTTTTAAGTTGTAGTCTTTGTATTTAACTTTTTGGAGGAATCTGTATTGTCGGTTTAtgtgattttttatttcattatctaATATTTTTGGTAATGTCTATTATAGTTTTTTTTGACATTATCTAATTTATCTTTTATTAATTACAGTGTATTCTGTTTATCCATCACACAAGAGGACCAGAAAAAAAGTTGGATTAAGCAGGGTAttggaatactcaggtttttttCTGCAACAATAGGCATATTTTGGGATAGCCCTAAGATGTTATGAATCATAGACTGTTAGTACAAAcgtttatatatgatttattttttcataccGACATGTCAGGCATTTTGAAGTCAGCAAATATAGAATCATCATCTATATCTTGATACTGGAAATCTCCACTATCAACCTCGTCTGTCCTTGTTACATATTGACTGTCTATAGATTCCTGACTTATCCAGGAGTGACCATTAGTACCCAGAGATCCATTCATATTATGTCCATTTTCATCTCTATTAAGACTCACAGTTGATATCCGACTTTCACCTTCTTTCCCTGGAAGATAGATCATAATCATCATTACTTACTATAATTGTAATTACTTCTTTCCTTTCAATAATCTATCCAGGTtgtattttctatttttgaaCATCCATAAACTATATGGCCCTGTATTAACATGATTTTTTCATAGCATTTtcaaattaacatattttaagatGGATGTCTTTTTATCCTAAGCATGGAATTAGATCACCATTAATTTCTTTccataaattaaatacaaaaatttaaaagtaaatgtttCTGTTTTAGGGTCTTGATGCTATGCAGATATATTTACAACAAAGGCTTattttcattgttgaaagctatactgtgacctatatttgttgACTTTAATGtcaatttggtctctgatggagagtggtctcattggcaataatagctcatcttcttatttttacattataatattGTAGTTTTTTCTgcatattacaaaatgtataataaaatatatcataatgaaatATCTTTTATATGATTTTGCAAAATCTAAATACCAACCTGTACTAGCAACTTTGACTGGCAGTTTGTCGTAATTATCACCAATGAAACCAACATCACCGAAAATAGCACCATCGTAACCAATATGCCCTGTGTGACGAAGGTCATTCTGTGGACCACTGATCATCTCAGCATTGAACCGCCTTAATGACTTCCTGTTTGATTctgcaataaataaataataattttaatatattatggagatttttttatttaatgtttgaaGTCAAGTTCCTGAAAAGTAAAATGTAAACAGAAACAGAAATtgctaaaaatggaaaataaaattttatatcaaGATTATCCAATGACATTTTTCAACAGAAATTGACGAAActgattaataaaattatgtttcgAAATATTTCCTTTTACATATATagagaataaaaaataattcttatattAGTTTTAAAACTGATTAAATCATGTGTAAGCGTTGACTGTGTCATTGCATATTTCTGTGTATTATTTAAGCATGTGGCCATTCCCATACAATGGAAGCAATATCTGTGGTACAATATATACCTTTAAACCTGTGTCATTTAACTATACTTGTGTTTCATATTTatgtaaatatcaaataaaatatatgagcTTTGACAATCTATAACATATGACAATttcctttgaaaaaaatttgacTTGGTATGAAAGCCCTCTGGTCAAAATTTATAAGAACAGAATTTACAATGATACAGGAGTATCTTTTATGATGAACAGTAATATCTGTCTAAATTAACTGTATCCCTCAGGACTGTGTTTGGCATAGACACTAGTGTCCACAGTTTACTGGTTTAATTACTACAGAATGTTCTTATTACAAGAGATCAGATGGTTTTAATCAGTTAGTTTtcactgttaaaatatttctctAAAATAAATTCTTAATAATTGACATCTTTTATAAAACCCTGAACCTGGAAGGAACCTGTTAGTTTGGAAAAGGTCAAGGATCAGATATAGGGTTCACTCCATTCTAATGTAATTAGTAGAACAGCATGAAGCTTATTTTAGCTCACTTGAATTAATTATAATCAGTTGCAGTTAGCATAAAGCTTtttccttatttatttttaaggTTTCAAATTTCACATTTGGATATGATTCCactgctttgttgtttaaaatcgcgaaattttacaccctaAAAAATAACTCGCTATACGGTATAAATTTAGTGAATGTGACATCCATTTTTTAATAAACTCAAGACAGAACAAATTTTgttttaggggccagttgaagccAGCCTGTGGCTGTGGGATTTTCTTGCTATATTGAATACCAATTGGTGGCCCTTGGTTGTTTTCTGCCCTTTGGTCAGGTTATTTCATGTGACttaatttctatctaaaaaagcCCATGCCCCACAGACAGATGATCTATTTTGGAGCTGAGACCCAGTTGTCAAAATTATGGTCCATTCTATCTAAGTATCTAATTAAGAGATCATGCTGCTCCAACTTGTTGAGGATCTGATTAATGACCTTATTTTAAGTGAtattctaattttttggcattaTGTGATAAGTCATAAGCTGTTGTCAATATTTTGTTATAGAAGCCACACTACACATCTATTTGTCCCTTCTCCAATCTTACCTTTCTTACCACCCTTTTTGGGGGATTTTTCTTTCTTGTCTGATTCTATAAATAGCATAACcaatcaaattgtaaaaataaagatttaggCATAATTGGGGTCTATTGTAGCAAATAGGAGTTAAATCAAAATAAGATTATTCACTACTAAGCATctagcaaacattttttttttaaaatacaataaaaagtaaaatcttttatcttttattcaagaattaattgtaattgtaatattCATTCCACATTTTTGCATGTctaacatttttttatcattaaaaatttGCAATTCTTTAAAATGATTGTTTTCTTGTTTGCATTTTGGAAACTTGTAGTAAATGTCTGTAGAATTTAACTCCtctatttaaaatatattcaatGTCTAAGTATGTAGAATACTAAACTACCTATAATActgtatttataaaaatgtaaaatttaggACTCGGCATGCTGGCATAGTTTCATTATATGACTGACAGTGGCTCTCTGCCAGCATGCAAAATGTGCTCTTGTGCTGAAATAAATGCTATTATGAAATGCATATACATCAAGCAATGATATGATTCTATTCTACAGTATAAATTGTAAGACCCTAAATTCCCAGCTTATAAAAAGAAGAGAAGAAAACTTCTaaatacagtataagaaaatcaGAATAAAATGAAGCATATCTAGATAGTAGTATTCCTTTAATCTAACTACCTAacctaaatgtttaaaaaatttggcttgcaaaaaaaacaaaaaaaacaaattggtaaTAAATGCAAGAAATAATAAAATCCAATATTAGTGTTATAAAAGAAACAATTGAATGtaaaagagtaaaaaaatattaatgtaaataaagatgataggcaaaaatgttcataaaaattacccaaaatttttattataaatctcTTAAAAAAATTCCACAGCATGAAAGCAAAATTGAGTAAAATCAAAGGACAGGTACACTGAtgattttgatgattttattGAGTGATCTATGTCATCGTCTAAGTGATAGTAAGTCCTTGACTAATATTTTAGACTCATGTCTGGGTTCAACTTGAGGAAGTTCCAATTTGTTATCAGTATTTTTTGAAGATACTCATAGCAGTTTGTGGATAAAAGCATGATTATGATGTGCAACATTTTCTagcatttttgttcttttttcttACCTTTCCTTACAAGTTTGACCATAGGTTGGTCTGAGTcagctttttcttttttagagtCTACATGAAAAATTTACTATTTATTTGGGGTTTCCAAATGGAAATTAAACCAATTTTGTTAATAGATAATGATAAGAAATCAAATATACTTGTTCACAAATATTTAagtgtaaaatttcattaatctgtaagacatttaaaaaaattattataacaaTTTAGACAAAATTTTCTagtaaaagaaagataactctattaTGAAAAGGGTTATAAAAAACAGGTGCATTGTATTTTTGGAAGTTTTTAATGTGTATCTTAATCCTCTCTTAAATGGAGCTCTTCCCCTAAAACcataattatcatttaaaaaaaatttccattttcatttgaattgtgtTTTAAGTATGGCAAGCCGGGATAAAAGCAAGATAATGATTTGCAACATTTCCGAGCGGCTTTTTCTTACCTTTTCTTGAAAGTTTGACTTTAGGTGTGTCcaattctttttcctttttagagTCTATATGAAATAAGGATATTTTGTTCTTCACTTTTGGACTgatatttttaataaccattcaCACAAAAAACCATGAATTTACCAAATTTTAATCattgaaaaataagttaatttcTATATTCTTTCTTTGTTATATTCAATACAAAAAACTatagtttttgatttttgttgattTAAAGTTCACttcaaaaatgttaaacattgaaaaaCGTGAAATCAAAGTTAAGGCTAATATATATTACTTTGTGAAAAGTTGTGTGTGAGAGCTTACCTTTTCGACTGAGTTTAATTTTGGGTGTGTTTGATTCCTGGTTTTCTCTTTTAGAGTCTATGAAAACAAAGGAGTGCAAATTCACACAAAAGAAACAATACTTTACAAACTAATATTTAATCTTGCTAATAAAAGCTCCAACACTCTTGATTTTGATATTAAGTTCTCTTCTGATAATACATTAGAAAAAGCAATATATAATATGGAATCCAATCCATAATTTTAGGGTAATCCTCAAATATAGAAAAGTCTGTTTCACTGATTATCTTTATTGTTagcaatattttattaaaaaggcatagaaaatgttggattatcTCTTAAAAACTCCAATTACAATGACCATAAAAGTGGTCATGTTCCCAGCCAATGATCAAAATCGGGTCAGATTATTTCATGAGCCAAAAAATATCCAAAACTAATGAATTCAAATTTTTACAGATCCAATGACTTTACTctatagaaaatttataaattttcctTTTACAATTTTGATTACAAGCAATGTTTTTTTAATAGCTTCAATAACTATCTGAGCTCCAATAACTGTCTGACCAGATTTTATCACTGGCATGTGAATATTCTGTTATTTACGAATCTTTCTTATACATTATCTCTGGCATCCAGTCTAATACTTTCCCGTAGGATTTTAAAAACAAGCAAATTAACAAGCaggaattaaattaaaaacagaCGACAGAGGATATAATTAATGCTGAGACCTTTTCTACCCGTTAGCTTGTTAGGAGAGAAAGAGTGTCGATCTTACCTTTACGACTTAGTCGTATATTAGAGAAGAATGAACTTCCACTCTCTCTTTTAGATTCTATTAGAAATAAcgggaaataaaatatttttattcatctgatttcAAAATTGTAATGAAAAGTTACTGAAcccataaaaatgaaattttctaaaattcttgtacattaattttgattaattactTGCATATTCTtattcaaaacaaataacaatatttgaaatagttaaaaaatattttacattaattcTGAAAATCATCTACTTTTATATACTGAttcaaatcaaataataaaatttgaattaaactgtACAATGTGTTACATGAAACTAAAAAGACCTTTGCTGCATTTAGCATTACATTGGTTTATTTATCACAATATTTGAGATATATTTTAGATTccatattacaaaaaaatgtttaaacaacTAAAATCATCACTATGTATACATCTATATAAAAGAAAGAACAGAATTTAAGCAAGAAAAGACCACCCAActatttttgacaatattttccGAAGTGATTTTGAATTGCATTTAGTAGTTACATAAAAAGCTGACAAGGTCGATGACAAGGTCAATGACAAGGTCGTAGACAAGCGAGAAAGTAAAGATTTGTTAGACATAGAGGCTTACCTTTACGTGATAGTTTTATTTTTGCATCACCATTTTCCCGTTTTGATTCTAACAAAAAGTTTATACATGTCAATTATACTAACTACCCACACATAATAATTAATGGTTTAATTTACAACATATAAGAATAATCTCGGCGAAAACTCTGTATTATTATACAACATAATTCTATTAAACTCTGTAAACTACATGCTGTAGTTCTATGACCAAGACGAAAATTTATAGTCCAACTGGGGCATATGAAGTATCCAGATGTTTATATAAGTAAAAGTTATAGCTGAATCACCTATTTCTAGTGAAGTTTTATCCCTACTTTTTTCATAATTCTGACTTATATCTTGGTCAGTTCTAAAATTTGTTTCTTCTTGTTCGAGTCCAGTCTATAAGTAAAAGTCCTGGTTCATACCTAGTTGATCTAATCCATTAAACTAATACACATAACAATATCTCTAgttcaaaattataaatcaatGAAAATACATTTCCAAACACACATGCAAAAATGTCTATTTCTGGGTTATGATGGAAccatgtaatttaaaaaatacttttatcaattgatataaaatattttaaaggcaaaaaatgaatatctttttcacttgtttttttacttcatattGAAAATTTGTAGAACCAGCTGTAATTTTAAATTCCAATGTAACCAAAttcataaattcataaaaaaaaaccaacattccTTGTATCAATGACTACTGTAAACATTGAAAATCAAAGGTCAAATGTTACCCCCTGATGACAACATCAATGCCATGTTACTATAGTAATGCAGTAACCTCCTGACCCCTGTACAACTCACCTTTTCTACTGATACTTTTAGACACACTAGGACTATTCTTGTGTTCAATTATTGGCATAACATTAGCTGGATCAAAATATCCACATTTACCATTCCCAAGAACACCCTTCCAGAATCCTGACTTCGGACAATCTTCAGGGCTGAAAACATATATCTTCAAGTAATTAAATGTTATTCCCTAAAACCCCTCCACAAAACTGTCTATGGAAAATATTCTATACTGTGACAGGTAACATATCACCATCAATTTCTCCATTTAAATTTGAGTGCCTGCAAGCATGTTTAACtccaccacattatgtatgtgtttGTCCCTAGTTAGGGGGCTTGTCATTATCTtatgttgctgtgtaacatatttgtacttttttttattacaaaatgtttCTGTACCATTTGTATAAACAAGCTTCTAAATTCATTTTTCTTGAATGAACTGTCCCAGTTAACAAGGGTCATTCAGGGGAAAACATGTTTACATAAGACATTGTCTCTTgaagatattcattttttttgtaactacATCCATTTTTTCTCTGTTAAAAAGTACTAAACTGGATGATTGTGTATGCACTCCCCTCAGCCTACATGCAAACTTTGTCACATGAATGAAATGGCAAATGGGTCTGTAATTCATTATTTTAAACTTGTAAACAAAATAAGCTTCAAATTTTAACCTGAACAGAACATATTCTAATAAACCAAAAATCAGATTCATATCTGTAAGAATAACATACTTTTTATAATCTATGCATGTGAAATTTCTAAAATTCTTTATACTCCAACTTACTTTTTATCTAATACATATATGACATCATATGATTTATAATACAGGAAGTCTTTAGGTACAACCACTTCTGGGAAATCTTTCATAGCTTTAACTTGGGTAGGTCTCATCTGTAATATAATCCAGAACTCATAAAATTTTCaatgctgtggattcattattattttttggataccaattttttcgtggatttcatgggtacagggggaccatgaatttaaatgttcaacaaaatacaaattgtCTTCAGAACAGTATgcagactttgtcaaaaccacgaaatcaaatatccatgaatatgcaagtttccatcaatccacaaaaaattggtacccacaaataTAATAAAGTAATCTCAACAATTTTTCCCTGGACATATCTGgaagatctgtactttgtgtcttttacagctaatttccttaTGCATGTAGAATAAgactttggtaagcttgcttgcttgctttgtttgtatattgtacaattgtaattgggataacgttctatcaaatttaaatataatacatgtatatacaggtttaactatgcCTATTTATATTGCTTGCAGatttcaatcttaattacaatgcttcatctaaagtttataaaaacaaagcaagTAAGCCAACAAAGTCTTACTCTACAaccattaggaaattagctctaatAGTGTTGTTGTGCTTTATATTCAGCTGATAAGTTAAATCCTTTTTCACAGATTTTTATAGTCTTTATGTTGTGCAGTTACACTACCGTCAAAATCTGGGGGAGGGTTGAGCAcctgcaaacatgtttaaccccaccacattatgtatgtgcctgtcccaggttGGGAGCCTGTCAAGCAgtgtttgtcatttgttgctgtgtgtatcatttgtttttcgtttattgttttgtacataaatcagtaAGTTGGCCATTAGCTTACTCGTTTGAGTTTTACATTAGCCATTTCaaggcctttatagcttgctatgctgtatgtgttttatttttatttgttaaaatccGTCCAATGGcctatagttgctaacttctACATCAATTGTTCTCTTgagaagagttgtcttattggccaACATACTACATCTTATTTCTATCCTTGCAATAtggtatgaaatatttaataggaAACAAAGGATTGAGGAACATAAATTAGTATATAGTGGAATAACAGGAGCCAACAttaggccaaacaaaaaagtaatTGTGTTTACTGTTACATGcagaaaaaaatagggtaggcaggtaggtagggaattttttgaatttttaataatttttaataatttttttaagtcTATTGGAGCAACATTGTGACTTCAACAATTGTTAATCAAAAAAGGTaaatacaagaatgtgtccccagtacaagGATGCCTCAATCgtgctatcattttctatgttcagtggactgtgaaattgaggtaaaaactctaatttggcattaaaattagaaagatcatatcatagggaacatgtgtactgagtgttaagttgatcggacttcaacttcataaaaaactacattgaccaaaaaactttaacctgaagcgggacagacagatggaacaaacgaacggacatacagaccagaaatcataatgcccctatactatcgtaggtggggcataaaaaactttAGGGTAGTTAATACAAATAAGAGTAGGTAGGGGTATAGTAAACATACTTTTTTTGTTTGGTTCTAGCTCTACCTACCTGAGGTAACATTACAAATAATTCACTGAACAATGGACGTCTTTCTGGATCATGTTCCCAACATTTGGTCATTATCTGGTAGTATTCTTTAGGACATAAATCTGGTCGCTCTAGTCTTTGGCAGTTTGGTGCATCTATTGATTCTAATATCTATCATagaaacaagaaaataaataaactacatagaaatgtgtaaattttatcatttttgttgagGTGTAATAGTAACATGTAATACAACACATAACCCAAATAATTCAGTCCCACTCTGTCTCTCTCATTTCCTAGGGCCAACTTTCTTCATATAGTAAAAATGGGCCATGAATACTAGATTTTGATTGGTGCTTTCTGTGAGAAAGCAAATCAGCTGCCAGCATAGTTTTATTCAGTATTCTAGGGTATTTTAGCCACCATAGAGCAACAGTATGAAATGTATTCATCAAGTACAGTTGAAAATTGTTTACTTTGGTTCtaattatcaattataatatttgtttcattaaaatGTATAGCAGAACTTACTTGTTGACCAGTTAATCCTGCCCATGGCTGGAACCCGTATGTAAATATTTCCCATAACGTTACACCAAATGCCCAAATATCACTGGCTGAGgtgaattttaaataatttatacacTCTGGTGCACACCTGAAAaagaaatcagttattttttatgttgaaatatttctttgaacATCTTAACTAAACAACTATCAAAACTCAATTTCTGTTTGGTAATATattgtaaacaaacaaaatttttcATGACTTTGGcaaaaagaaaaaacacaaatataaatgGTTAGTTTAAAGTAGTCAACAGTCATCAAAATTTGTTCATACATTATGTTGGTATTGTAAGATATATTTATTGGGGTATTTTAAGGAAATCTGGTACACATTGATATAACatataaaatggttttttttcaaggattttgtaaatattaccattatgacaattttatattCGAAGTTAGAAAGAAATTAACTGACTAAAGAATGGTAGATGTAATCACAGATTCCATTTTATTGTATTCTATTTTTACATGCCTCAACAAAATCTAAAAACATGATGACACCAAAGAATTTCAATTTACCCTTTGTGATATGTCTATTGTAATCTTTGGCTTTAAAGTTTGTTGCTGTATCTCTCATTTTCTTAATTGTTTTTTGTATTGCTCATAAATGAAGCcatttagttttctcatttgatttgCTTTACATTTGGCATTTCGAAGCACTTATAGCTTTATACTATGCTGTaaggtttttgctcattgttgaaagctttAATGATCTATAAGCCTTCTACAGCATTTTTCTCTTatatatctccttatttttatattgaccaTCATATTACATTTCTTAATGTTGTGAGATATTTATTCTATgcttataaaacaaaagaaaattaagattatctcccttataccaatgactataaatatatatgtaacttaCCAAGCTATAGGCAATTTTAGGTTTAGACTAAAATTACTCTGATAGTAATCTTTACCGATACCTAAGGCTCGAGATAATCCAAAGTCACTTATTTTTACCTGAAAGAAATAGAAATATAAATGTCATAAAGTACATTGATGACAAGTTCATCTG
It contains:
- the LOC139499880 gene encoding uncharacterized protein isoform X10 — translated: MSKSSENKKMKFLAILTRSGGDIGRSLSPSPPEQRSPRPSSYIRPPCKQIIPANSIQINKTLGEGEFGIVQQGLWTTETGEKVQVAIKCLTKEKMHTGTTEFLKEANIMQNVDHENIVRMYGVVLDKDDSLMLVTELAPMRSLLECLKEQSLRTDFPLPRLCDFAQEICDGMSYLESKRLIHRDLAARNILVFSKSKVKISDFGLSRALGIGKDYYQSNFSLNLKLPIAWCAPECINYLKFTSASDIWAFGVTLWEIFTYGFQPWAGLTGQQILESIDAPNCQRLERPDLCPKEYYQIMTKCWEHDPERRPLFSELFVMLPQMRPTQVKAMKDFPEVVVPKDFLYYKSYDVIYVLDKNPEDCPKSGFWKGVLGNGKCGYFDPANVMPIIEHKNSPSVSKSISRKESKRENGDAKIKLSRKESKRESGSSFFSNIRLSRKDSKRENQESNTPKIKLSRKDSKKEKELDTPKVKLSRKDSKKEKADSDQPMVKLVRKESDKKEKSPKKGGKKESNRKSLRRFNAEMISGPQNDLRHTGHIGYDGAIFGDVGFIGDNYDKLPVKVASTGKEGESRISTVSLNRDENGHNMNGSLGTNGHSWISQESIDSQYVTRTDEVDSGDFQYQDIDDDSIFADFKMPDMSSSFDFGPSFMDEVLKAINDKEAKLANSSSNDSSATTTPQHESPPKLMTNGRGSKSPPPPLPVQPPRLEPRNREPPKPEPRKQAKVKPMSASDEKMIDDAIAMANELSSRSHMSSSQEPSSPDKYQSDSESDSGSPQNGSRFKFSFKRSPKLDRQRTFSEEIKNKADQVESVPPGAMEAYNQLVMRGSVKEKSGTSYSSEEREVTPPKREVTPVKRELTPVRREITPAKREIIPAKRDITPAKREITPAKREITPMKREVTPERREVTPVHQDSTYGVPLAMIDDFDLEPPEMNFNQFTEMSYHQKPVPKPRPDSKRSDIPIPAPKPRPEIIQRVEPVPRPQKPPPEIPQEYDLKVKLPEDEYRPKILDTSSEQTSECDSEDIKNNVEVLRIDEPDSDNVHTDSGTESVNSATEVNRQDDSRRDSYNKSSSLFVGEDFSEPSPREIMNKLARESRIRRSLDHQRGVISGSEEGHSRNIREPQGIPGKGAMSSSTGGDEDVETNPLRMLRGGAIPIRGGRVGQGMNHKTYNSKLHVKIPTLHHSMSVDSGTIQHVKERDATNLPSPTRAPAIPPRSNSVSGDGNSLPLPPRMPLRHSTPIGAKRERKFPLQIDDSGIDGHSTPQSLVRNYAWSESSKLTQHERTLPPAPPPPLKKHQIDDKPFDSGLDEDDDVFEGHDITPPSTLKIDTSSKSSTFPRVKFQFQKVKCNLEQLGFYNRKDPFWVKTLTLAGRNISDRGSSEEVSPLMLANYKTSEGVSYEDLLDFAFDREKNCEEVEMMRSVFKNEISVEDCQQALTETKWIVPMAIKYVKLKQLLSAQLGDITLCKEALMACDWDVQRAANHVLSNLSSPEIIDV